Genomic DNA from Chanos chanos chromosome 6, fChaCha1.1, whole genome shotgun sequence:
GAATAGCACATTTGAATATCTCTGTTTCCTTCCAGTATCAAATGAACAATGCCATACTGGGAATGCTTCTTGGAACACTGTCCTTGCTCACAGTAATCATGAATATCCTGGTCCTTTATGCTGTGAAACGGGAGAAGATATTGCATTCAGTAGGAAACCTCTATATTGTCAGCCTTTCTTTGGCAGACCTCATTGTTGGAGCCACTGTAATGCCCTTAAATCTAATCTATTTGCTTCAAGAAGAGTGGAAATTAGGCCGTGTTTTGTGCCAGTTCTGGCTTGTTATGGATTATGTGGCTAGCACAGCTTCCATCTTTAGTTTGTTCATTCTGTGCTTGGACAGGTATCGCTCTGTATGCCAGCCTCTGAATTATCTGAAATACCGGACACGTGGAAGAGCTACTCTGATGATAGCTGGTGCATGGCTTTTATCCATGACTTGGATCATTCCCATTCTGGGATGGCGGACATTCTTTCATGTTGACAAGAAaccagagatggaaaacaaatgtGACACTGACTTTCGTTTTGTTACATGGTTCAAGGTTCTTACAGCTGTCCTTAACTTCTATATACCCTCCCTACTGATGCTATGGTACTACTCACGGATTTTCATTTCTGTGCGAGAGCATTACAGACAGTGGGAGAGCCTCACTAGCCCGGTGGTTTCCATAGACAAAAATGGAACCGTTCCAGATAAAATACAACTGAGGAGACCCTCTGACAATCCACCGTATAAAGACAATTTAGTATTACAAAcatattcacaaaacaaaactatactGGATCAGTACACTTTGGAACAGCCATACAGTTCAAAGGATAAAAATGAAGAGGACAACACTGAGCTATGGTCTGAGAGGATGACAAAGAGTTGTGTCCACCAAGACTCATTTTTCAACGTTTCAAAGCGTATGAAAAAACCtacaggagagtcagaggagcgTTCTCCCACAAGCCAAGGAGATGGTTCTGTTATGGGAACACCTTTGAAGGAGTCAACTTTACCCCTCAGTTTCTTGCAATCAGATGAAAACACTGAGCTCAAAATGTTTGTATCATTGAGTGACTGTAACGTGATGGTGCCAAACTCTGTTGCTCATGTTTGTGAAATAGTGCCTGCCACCAACGTTCACAAATACACCACCGTACTCAGTAATGACGATTTCCGACGATCGCTTGCATCACCATGGGCTGAGGGAACAAACCCCAAACTGGATACCACCAATGCACTCACTCTTAAACAAACGTGGCAGAAATTCTGCGCTCAGTCTAAGCAGTGTGTCCAAAACCTGCGCATTCACAAAGAGCGCAAAGCCGCTCGGCAACTAGGCTTTATTATTGCAGGATTCTTGGTGTGCTGGATCCCATATTTCATAACCTTCATGGTCATGGCTttctgtaatgactgtgttCATCATGACCTTCATATGTTTACAATATGGCTGGGCTATGTCAATTCCACTCTGAATCCTTTCATCTATCCCTTGTGCAATGAAAATTTCAAGAGAGTTTTCAAGAATTATTTTCATATGAACCAATGAATGCTCTCAGTCTTAGGCTTTAAACATGAACCATGATCAATTTATCTTTTCTTATGTGCATTATGTATCTGTGCTCTAGAGTTTCTTGTGGCCATGATTCTGTGTTGATATAGTTCCTGTTTTGACATTCCTTGTGACAACTATtgtgcatatttttgtttttctggaaaGAGCTTTCAGCTTTTCAGTACTTGTAAggcttttttgtcttttcaattGATACATCTATAATCTGCATCAGATTAAATGACTCTTCGTgaccttttttttatattctcatatttatttaatttaaattgcagtgttttgtaCTGGTTTAACTGTAACTTTTCTACTGTCTGACCCTCTGGTAAACTTTGAGTGTCCACTCACATAGCATCATTAATTTTGTGtctatatattttattatatatgtttttatccatgaaagaaaacactgtcTTTTTAACCACAGGCCTATAAATGTTTTCCAAAATTTGATTAGGTCTGGAAATGGCCTAAATCTCAGGTGAATGAGATTAAATTCACCTTGTACTTCAAGGACAACCTGCAGCttaaccaaaaataaaaacttgttATGTTCTCAGATTTGCTCACTCTGAGTCACAGCACCACGGGGTAGACAGCTCTTCTCCTGGGGGGATCTTGTCCTAGCCCTAATCTAAGAAACATGAAACTAATTTACAGGCTTTCCGGACAGCTGAATCAGACGTGTTTTCATATAGCAAAAGCCTACATAACAGGTGGTTTTGGTTTGCCTACCCTTCTTAACAGTAAATGGGCCTCTAAAACACAACTTTTGAATATTATTAAgatttgatttaatttctgATAGCATTGTAACAACCATGGTGTTAGTCATTAATGTCATTAAAGGCTGTAGTAAACAGAT
This window encodes:
- the hrh1 gene encoding histamine H1 receptor — protein: METTTVSYSIDGPLNESLHDQYGSSGIAHLNISVSFQYQMNNAILGMLLGTLSLLTVIMNILVLYAVKREKILHSVGNLYIVSLSLADLIVGATVMPLNLIYLLQEEWKLGRVLCQFWLVMDYVASTASIFSLFILCLDRYRSVCQPLNYLKYRTRGRATLMIAGAWLLSMTWIIPILGWRTFFHVDKKPEMENKCDTDFRFVTWFKVLTAVLNFYIPSLLMLWYYSRIFISVREHYRQWESLTSPVVSIDKNGTVPDKIQLRRPSDNPPYKDNLVLQTYSQNKTILDQYTLEQPYSSKDKNEEDNTELWSERMTKSCVHQDSFFNVSKRMKKPTGESEERSPTSQGDGSVMGTPLKESTLPLSFLQSDENTELKMFVSLSDCNVMVPNSVAHVCEIVPATNVHKYTTVLSNDDFRRSLASPWAEGTNPKLDTTNALTLKQTWQKFCAQSKQCVQNLRIHKERKAARQLGFIIAGFLVCWIPYFITFMVMAFCNDCVHHDLHMFTIWLGYVNSTLNPFIYPLCNENFKRVFKNYFHMNQ